GGCTTCGGGGTCGGCTTGGGCGTGGGTTTCGGCTTCGGCTTCGCCTTGGTGGGCGTCGGGGTCGGCGTCGGCCTGGGGGTCGGCTTGGGCTTCGGGGTGGGTGTCGGCGTCGGCGTCGGCTCGGGCGCCACCACCGGCGGCCTCGGCGCGGGCTTCTTCTTCGGCGGCGCAGGGGTGGGCGTCGGCTCCGGCGCCTCCACGGCGGGCGAGGTGGCCGGTCTCGCCTCGGGCTTCTTGGCCGGGCTGTGGCTGCCCGTCAGGGCGAGCGCCACCGCGGTGGCGGCCACCGCCACGACACCCGCCGCGATACCGGCCTTCACCGGCGCGCCCAGCCCCTCCGAGACCGCCGCGCCGCCCCCGGCGCTCGCCCCGCCGGAGCTGCCGCCCGCCGCGGCGGGCGCGCCCGCGGCTCCGGCCGCACCCGCGCCGGCGCCCCCTGCGATGAGCGCGGCGACCTTCGCGTATCCGGCGGCTCCGAACCAACCGATGACCGCGACCGGGACGACGGCCGGGATCCCGCTGGCCACTTCCTTGATCTGGCCCGCGGCCAGCCGGCACTTGGCGCACTCCTCCAGGTGCTTGCGCAGCCCGCGTTCGGCACGGGTGCGCAGTCCGCCGCGGGCGTACGCGCCGAGCCGGTCGGCGTAGCGTGCGCACTCCTCGTCCATGGTGAGCGTCGTGCTCACATGGGCCTGGAGGTACGCCTGCTTGAGGCCCTCGCGGGCACGGCTGGCCAGGACGCGGGTGCCGTTCGCGTCGAGCCCGAAGAGCGTGGCCACCTCGCTCGGCGACTCGTCCTCGACCTCGGTGTGCCACAGCACGGCCTGCCAGCGCTCGGGCAGCGACCGGAACGCCTGCATGGCCATGGACTGCTCGGCCTCGTGCATCGCGCGCACGTCCGCGCCGAGGTCGAGCGTGTCGTCGTCGGAGACCTCGGAGCTGCGGGCGGCCTGGGCGGCGAACACCGCGAAGTCGTCGACGAGGTGCTCGCGCTTGGCCGACTTGGTCCAGCCCGCGGCGACGCGGCGGACCGTGGTCAGCAGGTACGCGCGTACGGCGTGCTCGGGACCGTGGCCGCTGCGCACCGCTTGCAGCACGCGGGCGAAGACCTCGGCCGTCAGGTCGTCCGCGGTGTGCCCGTCCCGGCAGCAGGTACGGGCGTAGCGGCGCACCGCCTCGGCATGGCGCCGGTACAACTCCTCGTACGCCGTGTCGTCGCCGGAGCGCATCCGCTCGATGAGATCGGCGTCGGACGGCGGCAGATCGGCTTCATGCTCGCGCGGGGGCGGCAGGATCCCGCCCTCGCGTCGCTCGCGCTGCGGCGGAACGCTGGGCTCGGGTACGTCCTCGGCGGCGCCGGTGCCACCGGCCGGACCCGGCGTCGGCGAGCTGCCCGGACCGCCCGAAAGCGGGCCGCCCTGGCTCGGCACCTGCTGTGAGGGCAGCCCACCGGTCTCCGCGCCACCGTCACCGGATGACTCGTCCCGCCCGTCAACGCTCATCGCGGAAAGCCCCCGCCTGCACACTCGGACCCGAATACCGGGACAGCGTGCCACACGGGCGCC
Above is a genomic segment from Streptomyces sp. R21 containing:
- a CDS encoding sigma-70 family RNA polymerase sigma factor → MSVDGRDESSGDGGAETGGLPSQQVPSQGGPLSGGPGSSPTPGPAGGTGAAEDVPEPSVPPQRERREGGILPPPREHEADLPPSDADLIERMRSGDDTAYEELYRRHAEAVRRYARTCCRDGHTADDLTAEVFARVLQAVRSGHGPEHAVRAYLLTTVRRVAAGWTKSAKREHLVDDFAVFAAQAARSSEVSDDDTLDLGADVRAMHEAEQSMAMQAFRSLPERWQAVLWHTEVEDESPSEVATLFGLDANGTRVLASRAREGLKQAYLQAHVSTTLTMDEECARYADRLGAYARGGLRTRAERGLRKHLEECAKCRLAAGQIKEVASGIPAVVPVAVIGWFGAAGYAKVAALIAGGAGAGAAGAAGAPAAAGGSSGGASAGGGAAVSEGLGAPVKAGIAAGVVAVAATAVALALTGSHSPAKKPEARPATSPAVEAPEPTPTPAPPKKKPAPRPPVVAPEPTPTPTPTPKPKPTPRPTPTPTPTKAKPKPKPTPKPTPKPTPTPTPTPPPAPVVYQWNQLDYGTTGDHTKPEMRLGESSWVWQRWGVSIGDRTYTHGVTVHGESSVTIDLNRSCSAYDALVGVDDMTLGLGQMRFSVYADGVRQWQSQLITGHDRAVPVHVNLTGRRTIRLVVEPHTPFDSVALADWAESKFLCT